A single genomic interval of Noviherbaspirillum saxi harbors:
- a CDS encoding GNAT family N-acetyltransferase — translation MNIEIRTAGPEDAIDACNILRRSILECCIDDHRNDVAILSAWLANKTPETVRCWFGSHANYSIVAVSSGVVSGVAIMTRQGKIVLCYVSPEARFGGTGKALLQALECRAKEWGVLQLQVNSTLTAKGFYAHNGFVEGAVARTAFGTDGILFSKRLAASYPQKAPCRCSLAQTD, via the coding sequence ATGAACATCGAGATTCGAACAGCAGGGCCGGAAGACGCCATTGATGCATGCAATATTCTGCGCCGTTCGATTTTAGAATGTTGTATCGATGACCATCGCAATGATGTCGCGATTCTATCGGCATGGCTCGCCAACAAGACGCCGGAAACCGTGCGTTGCTGGTTCGGGTCCCACGCGAATTATTCGATCGTCGCTGTGTCTTCAGGCGTTGTTTCGGGCGTTGCCATTATGACGCGGCAGGGCAAGATCGTCCTGTGCTACGTCAGTCCCGAGGCACGATTTGGCGGTACCGGCAAAGCCCTGCTGCAAGCGCTGGAATGCCGCGCGAAAGAATGGGGTGTGCTTCAGTTGCAGGTGAACAGCACGCTTACCGCAAAGGGCTTCTATGCCCACAACGGCTTTGTCGAAGGTGCGGTTGCCAGAACGGCTTTCGGTACGGACGGCATCCTGTTCTCCAAGCGGCTTGCCGCAAGTTATCCGCAAAAAGCGCCGTGCCGGTGCAGCCTTGCTCAGACCGACTGA
- a CDS encoding M48 family metallopeptidase — protein sequence MLIPVALVLAACATTTPTAPPDVVQKPAEPAVRPAPPAPPTQEDLALASLASLQDRLYRVAAPLLVNNAELCKANARNLLGFTAKNRFSYSTEYVAAAQKSLKLGDKLQVMGVLPGSGAARAGVQVGDVLLSVEDKQLPDGENAERQAAGILAPLVTRRSTVKIAVLRDGSNLSLNVPLTFACAYGIELGNTDNATAYADGHRILISRGMMNFARTDEELAYVLAKEMAHNTLAHPTRQRMSATVGGIIDNLTRMRPDMSSMSGLAGVKPMPQELDAIADRLSLYMLVRAGYQVDNVVPFWRRVASQYPASMPNGYTAMHPGTNFRTAAMERTLKDIRAKQAANKPMMP from the coding sequence GTGTTAATCCCCGTAGCGCTTGTGCTGGCGGCATGTGCGACCACGACGCCTACCGCTCCGCCCGACGTGGTGCAAAAGCCGGCGGAACCTGCCGTGCGCCCCGCTCCTCCTGCACCGCCCACACAGGAAGATCTGGCGCTGGCGTCACTGGCAAGCTTGCAGGATCGTCTGTACCGGGTAGCTGCACCATTGTTGGTCAACAATGCGGAATTGTGCAAGGCGAATGCGCGCAATCTGCTCGGCTTCACTGCCAAGAACCGCTTCTCGTACTCAACCGAGTATGTCGCTGCCGCGCAAAAATCCCTGAAGCTCGGCGACAAGCTGCAGGTCATGGGCGTGCTGCCGGGTAGCGGCGCGGCTCGCGCCGGGGTGCAGGTAGGTGATGTGCTGCTGTCAGTCGAGGACAAGCAGCTCCCGGACGGCGAAAACGCCGAACGCCAGGCGGCCGGCATCCTGGCGCCGTTGGTCACCCGTCGTTCAACGGTGAAAATTGCCGTTCTGCGCGATGGCAGCAATCTGTCGTTGAATGTTCCGCTAACCTTTGCCTGCGCGTATGGCATAGAGTTGGGTAATACCGACAATGCGACCGCTTATGCGGACGGACACCGTATCCTGATCTCGCGCGGCATGATGAACTTTGCACGGACCGACGAAGAACTGGCCTATGTGCTGGCCAAGGAAATGGCGCATAACACGCTGGCGCATCCAACACGACAGCGCATGAGCGCCACGGTCGGCGGCATCATCGACAATCTGACGCGTATGCGACCCGACATGAGTTCCATGAGCGGCCTGGCAGGTGTCAAGCCGATGCCGCAAGAACTGGATGCGATTGCCGACCGGCTGTCGCTGTACATGCTGGTTCGTGCCGGCTACCAGGTGGATAATGTGGTGCCGTTCTGGCGCAGGGTTGCTTCGCAATATCCCGCAAGCATGCCGAACGGCTACACCGCAATGCACCCAGGGACGAACTTCCGTACCGCTGCAATGGAACGCACCTTGAAAGATATCCGAGCCAAGCAGGCTGCGAACAAGCCGATGATGCCGTAA
- the dut gene encoding dUTP diphosphatase, which translates to MKTIEVKILDPRMNEQLPAYATAGSAGLDLRACLDAPLTIRPGETHLVPTGLAIHLADPRYAAMILPRSGMGHKHGIVLGNLVGLIDSDYQGQLMVSTWNRGQTEFTLNPMERLAQLVIVPVLQVGFQVVDEFDTSERGAGGFGSTGKH; encoded by the coding sequence ATGAAGACAATCGAAGTCAAAATTCTCGACCCGCGCATGAATGAGCAATTGCCGGCCTACGCCACAGCAGGCAGCGCCGGTCTGGACCTGCGCGCCTGCCTCGACGCGCCTCTCACGATACGGCCGGGAGAAACGCATCTTGTTCCCACGGGCCTGGCGATTCACCTTGCCGATCCTCGCTACGCCGCGATGATCCTGCCACGCAGCGGCATGGGCCACAAGCATGGCATCGTACTGGGAAATCTGGTCGGTCTGATCGATTCCGATTACCAAGGCCAACTGATGGTGTCGACCTGGAATCGCGGCCAGACCGAATTCACCCTGAACCCGATGGAGCGACTCGCTCAACTGGTGATCGTCCCCGTGCTGCAGGTCGGTTTCCAGGTCGTCGACGAATTCGATACCAGCGAACGCGGCGCGGGTGGTTTCGGCAGCACTGGAAAACATTGA